A window of the Lactobacillus gasseri ATCC 33323 = JCM 1131 genome harbors these coding sequences:
- a CDS encoding oligosaccharide flippase family protein, whose protein sequence is MKRTFLNILYNAVYQIFLVLVPLITVPYLSRVLGPKTYGIYGSVNNTVQFLMVFCTLSVSYIGIRTVSRTRTYGTPQELTEAFWGLWYFQAIAGLVTILITLLITNIFHIQYWNYLILMVPYLISAQVDISWFFQGLADFGRVVLKNTAVKLASVVLILLLIKSPADLWKYFLIMSVSTMLGSFVFWLDIHRYVGKPVDHFYKYKTTIVSIITLMIPQIATQIYTSLDKPILGFFSNSTQVAFYDNSQRISNMILGVITSISLVIMPKMASEEKETQKVVLKKSLEATTMLGTLFAVIIMANTKQFVPFFFGQKFIPMTPLMFFFALTIIMIPMGGVFANQFALANRRDKEYAIPVVIGAIIEVVLAALLDRPYGASGATVAILITEFVVLILRLWIVRDDYSFKNAFSDVPKYFLIGIITLIAGMLMPNLIRSSFVNMAVKSILMLIIYAGIMFMMKLDFNQDIMDFITRFLRKVKR, encoded by the coding sequence GTGAAGCGAACTTTTCTTAATATTTTATATAATGCGGTCTATCAGATCTTTTTAGTTTTAGTACCGTTAATTACAGTTCCATATTTATCTCGGGTTTTAGGACCTAAGACTTATGGTATTTATGGCAGTGTAAATAATACAGTACAATTTCTGATGGTATTTTGTACTTTGTCAGTTTCTTACATTGGAATTCGAACTGTTTCTCGAACTAGAACTTATGGTACGCCCCAAGAGTTAACAGAAGCTTTCTGGGGTTTATGGTATTTTCAAGCAATTGCTGGTTTAGTGACTATTTTAATTACTTTACTAATTACCAACATTTTTCATATTCAATACTGGAACTACTTAATCTTAATGGTTCCATATTTGATCTCGGCTCAAGTCGATATTTCTTGGTTTTTCCAGGGACTAGCTGATTTTGGTCGAGTAGTGCTAAAAAATACTGCTGTTAAGTTGGCTAGTGTAGTTTTGATTTTATTATTAATTAAGTCACCAGCTGATCTTTGGAAATACTTTTTAATCATGTCAGTTTCGACAATGCTGGGATCTTTTGTCTTTTGGCTTGATATTCATCGCTATGTAGGCAAACCAGTTGACCATTTTTATAAATATAAGACCACTATTGTTTCAATCATTACCTTGATGATTCCGCAGATAGCGACGCAAATTTATACGTCGCTTGATAAACCAATTTTGGGCTTTTTTAGTAATTCAACGCAGGTGGCCTTTTATGATAATTCGCAGCGAATTTCTAATATGATCTTGGGGGTAATTACTAGTATTTCTTTAGTTATCATGCCGAAGATGGCTAGTGAAGAAAAAGAAACGCAGAAAGTTGTCTTAAAGAAGTCACTGGAAGCAACAACGATGCTTGGAACCTTATTTGCAGTCATTATTATGGCTAATACCAAGCAATTTGTGCCATTTTTCTTCGGTCAAAAGTTTATCCCAATGACGCCTTTGATGTTCTTCTTTGCATTAACAATCATTATGATCCCGATGGGTGGAGTATTTGCTAATCAGTTTGCACTAGCTAACAGGAGAGACAAAGAATATGCGATTCCAGTTGTGATTGGAGCAATTATCGAAGTTGTCTTAGCAGCGCTACTTGATCGACCATATGGAGCCAGCGGAGCAACAGTGGCAATTTTAATTACGGAGTTTGTAGTGCTAATTTTGCGGCTTTGGATCGTGAGAGATGATTACAGTTTTAAAAATGCGTTTAGCGACGTGCCAAAGTACTTCTTGATTGGAATAATTACGTTAATTGCAGGGATGCTCATGCCTAATTTAATTAGGTCGAGCTTTGTAAATATGGCTGTTAAGTCAATTTTAATGTTAATTATTTATGCTGGAATTATGTTTATGATGAAACTTGATTTTAATCAAGATATCATGGATTTTATAACCCGCTTTCTTAGAAAGGTAAAAAGATGA
- the nadE gene encoding ammonia-dependent NAD(+) synthetase has protein sequence MRPLQEKIIAYEHVLPEIDPQKEIRKSIDFLKDYLKENPFLKSYVLGISGGQDSTLTGKLCQMAIEEMREETGDDSYQFIAVRLPYGVQADASDAADAIAFQKPDQDLIVNIKDPVDAMVKVVEATGQKITDFNKGNIKARQRMVVQYAIAGANNGAVVGTDHAAENFSGFYTKYGDGAADLTPLFRLDKRQGKAMLKELGCPKHLYEKAPTADLEEEKPDLPDEVALGVTYKEVDDYLEGKEVSEKAAEQIEKLWKKSEHKRHLPVTIFDDFYKKN, from the coding sequence ATGCGTCCATTACAAGAAAAAATTATTGCTTATGAACATGTATTACCAGAAATTGATCCCCAAAAGGAAATTCGTAAATCAATTGATTTTCTAAAAGATTATTTAAAAGAAAACCCATTTTTAAAGAGTTATGTTTTGGGAATTTCCGGTGGTCAAGATTCAACCTTAACTGGTAAGCTTTGCCAAATGGCAATTGAAGAAATGCGTGAAGAGACTGGTGATGATTCTTATCAATTTATCGCTGTTCGTCTTCCTTATGGCGTTCAAGCTGATGCAAGTGACGCTGCGGATGCAATTGCCTTTCAAAAGCCTGATCAGGATCTAATCGTAAATATTAAAGATCCAGTTGATGCTATGGTAAAAGTGGTTGAAGCAACTGGTCAAAAGATTACTGATTTTAATAAGGGAAATATTAAGGCTCGTCAAAGAATGGTTGTGCAATATGCAATTGCTGGTGCAAATAATGGCGCAGTTGTAGGAACTGACCATGCTGCAGAGAATTTCTCTGGTTTTTACACTAAGTACGGCGATGGTGCAGCAGATCTTACTCCTCTTTTCCGTTTAGACAAGCGCCAAGGAAAGGCAATGCTTAAAGAACTTGGTTGTCCAAAGCATTTGTATGAAAAGGCACCTACTGCTGACTTAGAAGAAGAAAAGCCAGATTTACCAGATGAAGTAGCTTTAGGCGTAACTTACAAGGAAGTTGATGACTACCTAGAAGGTAAAGAAGTAAGTGAAAAAGCTGCTGAGCAAATTGAAAAGTTATGGAAGAAGAGTGAGCACAAGCGTCACTTGCCAGTAACTATTTTTGATGATTTTTATAAAAAGAACTAA
- a CDS encoding nicotinate phosphoribosyltransferase, which translates to MFYPQIDQDDSLILHTDLYEINMMYTYFKKGISERNSVFEVFFRKEPFGNGYAVNAGLSHVIQYLNNLHFKESDLKYLKETCGYDDEFIDYLRNLKLKLTIRSAREGELVFANEPIMQIEGPLAQAQLVETAILNIINFQTLIATKAARIKVAVGNDGLMEFGSRRAQETDAAIWGTRAAYIGGFDATSNVRAGKLFGIPVAGTHAHSLVEAFNNEYDAFKAYAETHKDCVFLVDTYDTLRSGVPTAIKVAKEMGDKINFQGVRIDSGDMAYISKKVRKQLDDAGFPDAKIYASNDLDEKTIQNLKMQGAKIDVWGIGTKLITAFDQPALGGVYKLVAIEDKDGNMRDTLKISSNAEKVSTPGKKQVWRIQANSEKKNEGDWVSRYDEDPRKFDALFMFHPQYTYINKVVTDYTARPLLHEIFHEGKLVYQEPTLKETKEFAANNLDGLWDEYKRSLNPQDYPVDLSQKLYDNKVNLINDIRSRIVKRGY; encoded by the coding sequence ATGTTTTACCCACAAATTGATCAAGACGATTCGTTAATTCTTCATACAGACTTGTATGAAATTAATATGATGTACACCTATTTTAAAAAAGGTATAAGTGAAAGAAATTCAGTATTTGAAGTATTCTTTAGGAAAGAACCTTTTGGTAACGGCTACGCAGTTAATGCTGGTTTAAGCCATGTTATTCAATACTTAAATAACCTCCATTTTAAAGAAAGCGACTTAAAATATCTTAAGGAAACTTGTGGTTATGATGATGAATTTATTGACTATCTACGTAATCTAAAATTAAAACTAACTATTCGTAGTGCTCGAGAAGGTGAATTGGTTTTTGCTAATGAACCAATCATGCAAATTGAAGGACCATTGGCACAAGCTCAATTAGTTGAAACTGCAATTTTGAACATTATTAATTTCCAAACTTTAATTGCGACTAAGGCAGCTAGAATTAAAGTTGCAGTCGGTAATGATGGTTTAATGGAATTTGGTTCACGTCGTGCTCAAGAAACTGATGCAGCCATTTGGGGAACTCGTGCAGCATATATTGGTGGTTTTGATGCTACTAGTAATGTGAGAGCAGGAAAATTATTTGGTATTCCTGTTGCTGGTACTCACGCTCACTCTTTAGTTGAAGCCTTTAATAACGAATACGATGCTTTTAAGGCATATGCGGAAACACACAAAGATTGTGTATTCTTAGTGGATACTTACGATACCTTAAGAAGCGGGGTTCCAACTGCTATTAAAGTTGCTAAAGAAATGGGCGACAAGATTAACTTCCAAGGTGTTCGTATTGACTCAGGGGATATGGCATATATTTCTAAAAAAGTGCGCAAGCAATTAGATGATGCTGGCTTCCCTGATGCAAAGATCTATGCTTCAAATGACCTAGATGAAAAGACTATCCAAAACCTTAAGATGCAAGGTGCAAAAATTGACGTTTGGGGAATTGGTACTAAATTAATTACTGCTTTTGACCAACCGGCTCTAGGTGGTGTATACAAGCTAGTTGCTATTGAAGATAAAGATGGCAATATGCGGGACACTTTGAAAATTTCTTCAAATGCTGAAAAGGTATCTACTCCAGGTAAAAAGCAAGTTTGGAGAATCCAAGCTAATTCTGAAAAGAAAAATGAAGGTGACTGGGTATCACGCTACGATGAAGACCCAAGAAAATTCGATGCTCTTTTCATGTTCCACCCTCAATACACTTACATCAATAAGGTTGTTACAGACTATACAGCTCGTCCTTTGTTACATGAAATTTTCCATGAAGGAAAATTAGTTTATCAAGAACCTACTCTTAAAGAAACGAAAGAATTTGCCGCAAATAACTTGGATGGCTTATGGGATGAATACAAGCGTAGTTTGAACCCACAAGACTACCCAGTCGATTTATCGCAAAAATTATATGACAACAAGGTAAACTTGATTAATGATATTCGTAGCCGAATTGTGAAAAGAGGATATTAG
- a CDS encoding glycosyltransferase family 32 protein has product MIPKKIHYVWVGGNPKSPLIKECLATWKKKLPDYEIIEWNEDNFDMHENRYLEEAYQAKKWAFVSDYIRARAIYEQGGIYLDTDVRVLKKLDPLLKNQAFIGFENNDYLSAAIFGAEAHHPFIKDILDYYQDKEFTFDENNQMAGVNSLSVTDILKEKYGLKIGNSEQLLKDGIHVYPDGFLCNPSKDSYSIHLFTGTWIDGQQSVKQKIVIGLKRRISSPRQASLYQKLIRK; this is encoded by the coding sequence ATGATTCCTAAAAAAATTCATTACGTCTGGGTAGGAGGCAACCCTAAGTCGCCATTAATTAAAGAGTGTCTTGCGACTTGGAAAAAGAAGTTGCCGGACTATGAAATTATTGAGTGGAATGAAGATAATTTTGATATGCATGAAAATCGTTATCTTGAAGAAGCTTATCAAGCTAAAAAATGGGCCTTTGTGTCTGATTATATTCGTGCTCGTGCGATTTATGAACAAGGCGGAATTTATTTAGATACGGATGTTAGAGTTCTTAAGAAGTTAGATCCACTTTTAAAGAATCAGGCGTTTATTGGCTTTGAAAATAATGACTACTTGTCAGCTGCTATTTTTGGCGCAGAAGCGCATCACCCATTTATAAAAGACATTCTTGATTATTATCAAGACAAAGAGTTTACTTTTGATGAAAATAATCAAATGGCTGGTGTGAATAGTTTGTCTGTAACTGATATTTTAAAAGAAAAATACGGCTTAAAAATAGGTAATAGCGAACAGCTTTTAAAGGACGGGATTCATGTTTACCCAGATGGCTTTTTATGCAATCCAAGTAAAGACTCGTATTCAATTCACTTGTTCACTGGTACTTGGATAGATGGGCAGCAATCAGTAAAGCAAAAAATTGTGATCGGTCTAAAGAGAAGGATATCCTCTCCAAGACAGGCAAGTTTATATCAAAAATTAATTCGAAAATAA
- a CDS encoding helix-turn-helix domain-containing protein, giving the protein MNIGEALKQYRTSAGLTQKEFTQNILSPAHYSKIERNLHEISANDLLKLLSQNKIRYSDFFSSLDQNNVNDQDEKLSEQLLSAYYDRNLDKAKEIYTQINTSNDDLLKLQAQLILNTLQSGRHKFPKNKDKIIQKVFSGTHWLNDSHKILILATFIEVLDPFDLPFFLNQIYQKYQNNLGKQTLKIQESVASFCINYLYSASQNRNIGSTNKAIQLLTQLTEYPELGIEKIIGYYYHCYFTNQKEQLKTIITILKKSNLSKTINILPQ; this is encoded by the coding sequence ATGAACATTGGCGAAGCATTAAAACAATATCGTACTAGCGCAGGACTGACTCAAAAAGAATTCACTCAAAATATCCTTTCTCCAGCGCATTACTCGAAAATAGAACGTAATCTACATGAAATTTCAGCAAATGACCTGCTAAAACTGTTGAGTCAAAATAAAATACGTTATTCAGATTTTTTCTCATCCCTCGATCAAAACAACGTAAACGACCAAGATGAAAAACTTAGTGAGCAATTATTATCTGCTTACTATGATCGAAATCTCGATAAAGCAAAGGAAATCTATACTCAAATTAATACATCTAATGATGATTTACTTAAATTACAAGCTCAACTTATTCTCAATACTCTACAATCAGGTCGTCATAAATTTCCTAAAAACAAAGATAAAATTATACAAAAAGTCTTTTCAGGTACTCATTGGCTCAATGATTCTCACAAAATTCTGATATTAGCTACCTTTATTGAAGTTCTTGATCCCTTTGACTTACCTTTCTTTTTAAATCAAATTTATCAGAAATATCAAAACAATCTTGGTAAACAAACTCTAAAAATTCAAGAAAGCGTTGCATCTTTCTGTATCAACTATTTATATTCAGCATCCCAAAACAGAAATATTGGTTCAACTAATAAAGCTATTCAACTATTAACTCAATTAACAGAATATCCCGAATTAGGTATTGAGAAAATTATAGGTTATTACTATCATTGTTACTTTACAAATCAAAAAGAACAATTAAAGACCATTATTACTATTTTAAAGAAAAGTAACTTAAGTAAAACAATAAATATCTTGCCACAATAA
- a CDS encoding CDP-glycerol--glycerophosphate glycerophosphotransferase has product MKSLFFRLYLWGMNFLASLRPIKEKNIVVLNGSGRSGSNGYLFYKNIKTNHPDYNITLVEPWPSSHLSWETWKKIGAAKYVITTHQPFKARRDQVNIQFWHGVPLKRMGFMAHNTRYRDNKRNQKLWHKNADMVTSSSDLYESLMSACMAIEGKKYQKLGFPRIDYINHPAISKEELLADLFKTRDDQAHIGIYMPTFRYELEDPFVMEQIRKYNYFAFQDFDPYELNDALKAKHQYLIVKLHPYEMRMFEDFNSQFSNIAFLNNDYLFKNDLDLYELLGNTDFLITDFSSIYFDYLYLDKPIIFITNYLKQYEKVRGLLLSPYEDVTPGPCVNSQKELLQVLRHPDDHQYKEQRFYWRELIDEVDNLNSCEPIFNYMTKKF; this is encoded by the coding sequence ATGAAAAGTTTATTTTTTCGCTTGTACTTATGGGGAATGAACTTCCTTGCAAGTCTTCGACCAATTAAAGAAAAGAATATTGTAGTTTTAAATGGCTCAGGTAGATCTGGCTCAAACGGCTATTTATTTTATAAAAATATTAAGACCAATCATCCTGATTACAACATTACCTTAGTTGAACCTTGGCCATCTTCTCACTTATCATGGGAAACTTGGAAGAAAATTGGTGCAGCTAAATATGTAATTACTACACATCAGCCTTTTAAAGCACGACGAGATCAAGTTAATATTCAATTCTGGCATGGCGTGCCATTGAAGCGAATGGGCTTTATGGCGCATAATACGCGCTATCGAGATAATAAGCGTAATCAAAAGCTATGGCATAAAAATGCAGATATGGTAACTTCAAGCTCTGACCTCTACGAAAGCTTAATGAGCGCTTGCATGGCAATTGAAGGTAAAAAATATCAAAAACTGGGCTTTCCTAGAATTGATTACATTAATCATCCAGCAATCTCTAAAGAAGAATTACTAGCAGATTTATTTAAGACTAGGGATGATCAAGCACATATCGGAATTTACATGCCAACTTTTCGTTATGAGTTAGAAGATCCGTTTGTTATGGAGCAGATAAGAAAATATAATTATTTTGCTTTTCAAGATTTTGATCCTTATGAATTAAATGATGCTTTAAAAGCAAAGCATCAGTATTTAATTGTGAAGCTTCATCCTTATGAAATGCGGATGTTCGAGGATTTTAACAGTCAGTTTTCAAACATCGCCTTCTTAAATAATGATTATTTATTTAAAAACGATCTCGACTTATATGAACTACTCGGAAATACAGATTTCCTAATTACAGACTTTTCATCAATTTATTTTGATTACTTGTACTTAGATAAGCCAATTATTTTTATTACTAATTATTTAAAGCAGTACGAAAAAGTACGTGGTTTACTATTGAGTCCATACGAGGATGTTACACCCGGTCCATGTGTTAATTCACAAAAAGAACTTCTGCAAGTTTTAAGGCATCCTGACGATCATCAATATAAAGAGCAACGTTTTTATTGGCGTGAGTTAATTGATGAGGTTGACAATCTTAATTCTTGCGAACCTATCTTTAATTACATGACAAAGAAGTTTTAG
- a CDS encoding calcium-translocating P-type ATPase, PMCA-type, whose protein sequence is MKEKYYAQDISQIEKELNTSLDNGLTDDEAKKRLATEGPNSLASKKKRSMFMRFIDQFKDFMIIVLIVAAVLSGVVANEWTDAAIIMIVVLLNAILGVIQEARSEAAIDALKEMSTPNAHVRRGGAILEIPSTDIVPGDVVLLEAGDVVPADMRLAKTASLKVEESALTGESVPVEKDSDILKADDVALGDRVNMAYANTNVTYGRAEGIVVGTGMKTEVGKIATMLNNADETATPLKENLNQLGKTLTIMILAICVIVFVVGMFTKQGSEPTNKLIIDMFLVAVSLAVAAIPEGLPAIVTIILALGTQTMAKHRAIVRKLPAVETLGATDIICSDKTGTLTQNQMTVEKVYYDGELHNDEEAVKVDNPAMMAMILANDTKIEDGGRLLGDPTETALIQYAFDQNVKVEDLLKKDSRVQEVPFDSERKLMSTVNHYGDKFFVAVKGAPDELLKRVTKIEKKGQVTPISDSEKENILASNKNMAEQALRVLGLAYKVVDKAYDDPTTNNVEQDLIFAGLVGMIDPERPEAKAAVAEAKSAGIRTVMITGDHQITAAAIASRLGILEAGSDKDKSVITGAELDKLSDDYFNKHVQDYSVYARVSPENKVRIVKAWQANNKIVAMTGDGVNDAPSLKQADIGIGMGITGTEVSKGAADMVLADDNFATIVEAIKQGRKVFANIQKAILYLMSCNVGEVLTVFMMTMLGWDILMPVQLLWINLVTDTLPAIALGVEPVEPGIMKKKPRGRKSNFFSGGVASSIIYQGILEGILVLGAYQFGLHVGPHVGNAAMQHADALTMAFLTLGLIQLFHAFNSKFIHKSIFRGQTFENKWFNGAIIISALVMAAVEIPFLTKIFDVTELDGMQWLVVIIAGLLMIIIVEIVKFFERRTARK, encoded by the coding sequence TTGAAAGAAAAGTACTATGCTCAAGATATTTCTCAAATAGAGAAAGAATTGAACACATCATTAGATAATGGTTTGACTGATGATGAGGCTAAGAAGCGATTAGCAACTGAAGGTCCTAATTCTTTAGCATCAAAGAAAAAGCGCAGTATGTTCATGCGCTTTATCGATCAATTTAAGGATTTCATGATCATTGTCTTGATTGTAGCTGCAGTCTTGTCAGGAGTTGTAGCTAATGAGTGGACTGATGCAGCAATTATTATGATTGTTGTTTTGTTAAATGCAATTTTAGGCGTGATTCAAGAAGCTAGATCAGAAGCGGCAATTGATGCTTTGAAAGAAATGTCGACGCCGAATGCTCATGTAAGGCGCGGAGGCGCAATTTTAGAAATTCCAAGTACGGACATTGTGCCGGGTGATGTTGTGCTACTTGAAGCAGGAGACGTTGTTCCTGCTGATATGCGTTTAGCTAAGACAGCTAGTTTAAAGGTTGAAGAGTCTGCTTTGACTGGTGAATCAGTTCCGGTTGAAAAAGATAGCGACATCTTAAAAGCTGATGATGTAGCTTTAGGTGACCGCGTTAATATGGCTTATGCCAATACTAATGTAACTTATGGTCGAGCAGAAGGTATTGTAGTTGGAACTGGAATGAAGACTGAAGTCGGTAAAATTGCGACAATGTTAAACAATGCCGATGAAACAGCTACTCCATTAAAGGAAAACTTAAATCAACTTGGTAAGACATTAACCATCATGATTTTAGCAATTTGTGTAATTGTCTTTGTTGTGGGGATGTTTACCAAGCAAGGAAGCGAGCCAACTAATAAGTTAATTATTGACATGTTCTTAGTTGCTGTTTCCTTAGCTGTTGCTGCAATTCCAGAAGGTTTACCGGCAATTGTAACGATTATTTTAGCTCTTGGTACGCAAACGATGGCTAAGCATAGGGCGATTGTTAGAAAGCTACCTGCTGTTGAAACTTTAGGTGCAACAGATATTATTTGTTCTGATAAAACCGGTACTTTAACGCAAAATCAAATGACTGTTGAAAAAGTTTACTATGATGGTGAACTTCATAATGATGAAGAGGCAGTTAAGGTAGATAATCCAGCTATGATGGCCATGATTTTGGCTAACGACACTAAAATTGAAGATGGTGGACGGCTTTTAGGAGATCCAACTGAAACAGCTTTGATTCAATATGCCTTTGATCAAAATGTCAAAGTTGAAGATTTACTTAAGAAAGATAGCCGTGTTCAAGAAGTTCCTTTTGATTCAGAGAGAAAATTAATGTCGACGGTTAACCATTATGGTGATAAATTCTTTGTTGCTGTAAAGGGTGCCCCTGACGAATTATTAAAACGTGTAACTAAGATCGAAAAAAAGGGTCAAGTAACACCAATTTCTGACAGTGAAAAGGAAAACATCTTAGCTTCTAACAAGAATATGGCTGAACAAGCCTTGCGTGTTTTGGGACTGGCTTACAAGGTTGTGGATAAGGCTTATGACGATCCAACTACTAATAACGTTGAGCAAGATTTAATTTTTGCTGGTTTAGTCGGAATGATTGATCCAGAAAGACCAGAGGCTAAAGCCGCTGTCGCAGAAGCCAAGAGCGCTGGTATTAGAACAGTTATGATTACTGGTGACCACCAAATCACTGCTGCTGCAATTGCTTCTCGTTTAGGTATATTAGAAGCAGGTTCAGACAAAGATAAGTCCGTAATTACAGGTGCTGAACTTGATAAGTTGTCAGATGATTATTTTAACAAGCACGTTCAAGACTACAGCGTTTATGCTCGTGTATCTCCTGAAAACAAGGTTAGAATTGTTAAAGCTTGGCAGGCAAATAATAAGATCGTTGCAATGACTGGGGATGGTGTAAATGATGCACCTAGTTTAAAGCAAGCTGACATTGGTATTGGCATGGGAATTACAGGTACTGAAGTATCAAAAGGTGCAGCTGATATGGTATTAGCTGATGATAACTTTGCAACAATTGTTGAAGCAATTAAGCAAGGCCGTAAAGTATTTGCGAATATTCAAAAGGCAATTCTTTACCTAATGAGTTGTAACGTTGGTGAAGTTTTAACAGTCTTCATGATGACAATGCTTGGTTGGGATATTCTAATGCCAGTGCAATTGTTGTGGATTAACTTGGTTACTGATACCTTACCAGCAATTGCCTTGGGTGTTGAACCAGTAGAGCCAGGAATTATGAAGAAGAAGCCGCGTGGTAGAAAATCAAACTTCTTTAGCGGCGGTGTTGCAAGTTCGATTATTTATCAAGGTATTTTAGAAGGTATTTTAGTTTTAGGTGCATATCAGTTTGGTTTACATGTCGGACCTCACGTTGGAAACGCAGCTATGCAACATGCAGATGCTTTAACTATGGCCTTCCTTACTTTAGGCTTAATTCAATTGTTCCATGCCTTTAACTCTAAATTTATTCACAAGTCAATCTTTAGAGGACAAACATTTGAAAATAAGTGGTTCAACGGAGCAATTATTATTTCTGCTTTAGTTATGGCTGCAGTGGAAATTCCGTTTTTAACTAAGATTTTTGATGTGACTGAATTAGATGGGATGCAATGGTTGGTTGTAATTATTGCAGGACTTTTGATGATTATCATTGTTGAAATTGTTAAGTTCTTTGAAAGACGTACTGCTAGAAAATAA
- a CDS encoding ATP-binding cassette domain-containing protein: MKKFINKKFFALSILLSCLSGLELPFGTWSYSEIFSLITEKNIPNTIRMVAVITIAQILLVIIKYLNTRILNRNIACFNQNVREFLMKSNFIEISENNVSKQISFLSNDLNLIEENYLKQLFQLISMIVTIVGTSIVAVGNSFLLTLVFISFAIFSSIIPKFFSKKTAQQSNNWSTSTGTYITFMSDFLKNIRTVLNYNALDTFIKKGQKIITQSTENKRLRDNTIAKSNFWVNIFVYSFDFLPIGIGIIMVIKGMLTLASFVAVQYSSTWIINSFYSINSCRNQMSSAKPMIDKLLSFKPEEFDKNIPNSNLNTLTLNNISFGYKPGELVLDKINLKIKRGDKLLLTGKSGQGKSTLLNLLTGQLKPTKGNVLVNGMTNQNYTFSEVQQTSQIFNDTLLFNLTLGKKFDDFKITEAIKKAGLLPYVNRYGLNTIIEENGNNLSGGEKKRIELARAFLYERDFLIVDEGTASLDPITANQIHEVFLDSPLTVIEIDHHIPPKIMQMFNHHYDLHNKRLERIF; this comes from the coding sequence ATGAAAAAGTTTATCAACAAAAAATTTTTTGCCTTAAGCATCTTGCTTTCATGCTTGAGTGGCTTAGAATTGCCTTTTGGAACTTGGTCATATTCAGAAATATTCTCTTTAATTACTGAAAAAAATATTCCTAATACTATCAGGATGGTAGCAGTTATTACTATTGCCCAAATTCTTTTGGTCATTATTAAGTATTTGAATACACGGATACTTAACAGAAATATCGCTTGTTTTAATCAAAACGTGCGTGAATTTCTAATGAAAAGCAACTTTATTGAAATCAGTGAAAACAATGTATCAAAGCAAATTTCTTTTCTTTCAAATGATCTTAACTTAATAGAAGAGAACTATTTGAAGCAACTTTTTCAATTAATTTCAATGATTGTAACAATTGTCGGTACTTCAATAGTTGCAGTTGGCAATAGTTTTTTATTAACTTTAGTTTTTATTTCATTCGCTATTTTTTCAAGTATTATCCCTAAGTTTTTTAGCAAAAAAACAGCTCAACAATCAAATAATTGGAGTACTTCTACTGGAACTTACATAACATTTATGTCCGATTTTTTAAAGAATATTAGGACAGTTTTAAATTACAATGCATTAGATACCTTTATTAAAAAAGGGCAAAAAATTATTACTCAATCTACTGAAAATAAGAGATTACGTGATAATACAATTGCTAAAAGCAATTTTTGGGTTAATATATTCGTTTATTCTTTTGACTTTTTACCTATTGGAATAGGAATAATTATGGTCATCAAAGGGATGCTTACTCTAGCCTCATTTGTAGCTGTCCAATACTCCAGTACTTGGATTATTAACAGTTTTTACAGTATTAATAGCTGCCGTAATCAAATGTCATCAGCCAAACCTATGATAGATAAGCTACTTTCTTTTAAACCAGAAGAATTTGACAAAAATATTCCTAATTCTAACCTAAATACCTTAACCCTTAACAATATTAGCTTTGGATATAAGCCAGGAGAATTAGTACTAGACAAAATCAACTTAAAAATTAAAAGAGGTGATAAATTATTACTTACTGGTAAGTCTGGTCAAGGAAAGTCTACTCTTCTTAATCTTTTAACTGGTCAACTAAAACCTACTAAAGGAAACGTGCTCGTCAATGGGATGACCAATCAAAATTATACATTTAGTGAGGTACAACAGACTTCTCAAATATTTAATGATACTTTACTTTTCAACCTAACATTAGGTAAAAAGTTTGATGATTTCAAAATTACAGAAGCTATCAAAAAGGCTGGACTATTGCCATATGTTAATCGGTATGGCTTAAATACGATTATAGAAGAAAATGGAAATAACTTATCTGGCGGTGAAAAGAAACGAATAGAATTGGCACGAGCTTTTCTATATGAAAGAGATTTTTTAATTGTTGACGAAGGGACAGCTTCGCTTGATCCCATCACAGCTAATCAGATTCATGAAGTGTTCTTAGATTCTCCATTAACAGTAATTGAAATAGATCATCATATTCCACCTAAAATTATGCAAATGTTTAATCATCATTATGATCTGCACAATAAACGATTAGAACGTATATTTTAA